The Engystomops pustulosus chromosome 4, aEngPut4.maternal, whole genome shotgun sequence genome contains a region encoding:
- the CPEB4 gene encoding cytoplasmic polyadenylation element-binding protein 4 isoform X3 — MHSLESSLIDIMRAENDSLKARTYGRRRGQSSLFPMEDGFLDDGRSDQTLHSGLGSPHCFPHQNGERVERYSRKVFVGGLPPDIDEDEITASFRRFGPLIVDWPHKAESKSYFPPKGYAFLLFQDESSVQALIDACIEEDSKLYLCVSSPTIKDKPVQIRPWNLSDSDFVMDGSQPLDPRKTIFVGGVPRPLRAVELAMIMDRLYGGVCYAGIDTDPELKYPKGAGRVAFSNQQSYIAAISARFVQLQHGEIDKRVEVKPYVLDDQLCDECQGARCSGKFAPFFCANVTCLQYYCEYCWAAIHSRAGREFHKPLVKEGGDRPRHISFRWN, encoded by the exons GCCAGTCCTCTCTCTTTCCAATGGAAGATGGCTTTTTGGATGATGGTCGAAGTGATCAGACTCTTCACAGTGGCTTAGGATCTCCTCACTGTTTTCCACATCAGAACGGGGAACGAGTAGAGCGCTATTCCCGCAAAGTGTTTGTGGGTGGATTACCTCCTGATATCGATGAAG ATGAAATCACTGCCAGTTTTCGCCGGTTTGGTCCTCTGATCGTAGATTGGCCACATAAGGCAGAGAGCAAATCATATTTTCCACCAAAAG GCTATGCGTTCTTGCTGTTCCAAGATGAAAGTTCAGTGCAGGCTCTGATTGACGCGTGTATTGAAGAGGACAGTAAGCTCTACCTGTGTGTGTCAAGCCCTACCATTAAAGACAAGCCT GTTCAGATCCGGCCCTGGAATCTTAGTGACAGTGACTTTGTGATGGATGGCTCGCAGCCTCTTGACCCTCGCAAAACTATTTTTGTTGGTGGAGTCCCCCGACCTCTGCGAGCTG tgGAACTAGCTATGATTATGGACCGTCTGTATGGAGGAGTATGCTATGCTGGCATAGACACAGACCCTGAGCTAAAATACCCCAAGGGAGCAGGGCGTGTTGCCTTTTCCAATCAACAGAGTTATATAGCTGCTATCAGCGCCCGCTTTGTTCAGCTGCAGCATGGAGAAATTGATAAGCGG GTGGAGGTGAAGCCATATGTCTTGGACGACCAGCTGTGTGACGAGTGTCAAGGAGCTCGCTGCAGCGGCAAGTTTGCTCCGTTCTTCTGTGCTAATGTTACCTGTCTGCAGTATTACTGTGAATATTGCTGGGCTGCTATCCACTCGCGTGCCGGCCGGGAGTTTCACAAGCCGCTGGTGAAGGAGGGAGGAGATCGCCCAAGGCATATTTCATTCCGTTGGAATTGA
- the CPEB4 gene encoding cytoplasmic polyadenylation element-binding protein 4 isoform X4: MHSLESSLIDIMRAENDSLKGQSSLFPMEDGFLDDGRSDQTLHSGLGSPHCFPHQNGERVERYSRKVFVGGLPPDIDEDEITASFRRFGPLIVDWPHKAESKSYFPPKGYAFLLFQDESSVQALIDACIEEDSKLYLCVSSPTIKDKPVQIRPWNLSDSDFVMDGSQPLDPRKTIFVGGVPRPLRAVELAMIMDRLYGGVCYAGIDTDPELKYPKGAGRVAFSNQQSYIAAISARFVQLQHGEIDKRVEVKPYVLDDQLCDECQGARCSGKFAPFFCANVTCLQYYCEYCWAAIHSRAGREFHKPLVKEGGDRPRHISFRWN, encoded by the exons GCCAGTCCTCTCTCTTTCCAATGGAAGATGGCTTTTTGGATGATGGTCGAAGTGATCAGACTCTTCACAGTGGCTTAGGATCTCCTCACTGTTTTCCACATCAGAACGGGGAACGAGTAGAGCGCTATTCCCGCAAAGTGTTTGTGGGTGGATTACCTCCTGATATCGATGAAG ATGAAATCACTGCCAGTTTTCGCCGGTTTGGTCCTCTGATCGTAGATTGGCCACATAAGGCAGAGAGCAAATCATATTTTCCACCAAAAG GCTATGCGTTCTTGCTGTTCCAAGATGAAAGTTCAGTGCAGGCTCTGATTGACGCGTGTATTGAAGAGGACAGTAAGCTCTACCTGTGTGTGTCAAGCCCTACCATTAAAGACAAGCCT GTTCAGATCCGGCCCTGGAATCTTAGTGACAGTGACTTTGTGATGGATGGCTCGCAGCCTCTTGACCCTCGCAAAACTATTTTTGTTGGTGGAGTCCCCCGACCTCTGCGAGCTG tgGAACTAGCTATGATTATGGACCGTCTGTATGGAGGAGTATGCTATGCTGGCATAGACACAGACCCTGAGCTAAAATACCCCAAGGGAGCAGGGCGTGTTGCCTTTTCCAATCAACAGAGTTATATAGCTGCTATCAGCGCCCGCTTTGTTCAGCTGCAGCATGGAGAAATTGATAAGCGG GTGGAGGTGAAGCCATATGTCTTGGACGACCAGCTGTGTGACGAGTGTCAAGGAGCTCGCTGCAGCGGCAAGTTTGCTCCGTTCTTCTGTGCTAATGTTACCTGTCTGCAGTATTACTGTGAATATTGCTGGGCTGCTATCCACTCGCGTGCCGGCCGGGAGTTTCACAAGCCGCTGGTGAAGGAGGGAGGAGATCGCCCAAGGCATATTTCATTCCGTTGGAATTGA